A window of Cellulomonas fimi contains these coding sequences:
- a CDS encoding ABC transporter permease yields MFLAWRELTYGRARFALMGSVVALIGVLMVLLSGLSVGLLNDGVSGLKKLPVSSFAFEEGVDETAAFSRSVVDVDAADAWAQEPGVDAATPFGNTLVNTRSDAGVDIDLALFGVDRDAWLNPTPAAGDALAGEGQVVLTGTLQDEGVAVGDVLTVDQLGTELEVVGFVDGQHTFGHVDVGYVDLRTWQEVRAGVRPGEPAPDHAYQEVTAIALQHADGTTPGDGDAVAGTLPTTLTDSFDASPGYTAEMMTLEMIQWFLYAISALVVGAFFTVVTIQRRQELAVLRAMGASTRYLLRDSLTQSAVLLVASAGLGVGIGLLLGASLSASAMPFALEAGPIVVATALLVMLGMIGAAAAVVRVVRVDPLTALGAHR; encoded by the coding sequence GTGTTCCTGGCATGGCGTGAGCTCACCTACGGGCGCGCACGGTTCGCGTTGATGGGGTCGGTCGTGGCCCTCATCGGCGTCCTCATGGTGCTGCTGTCGGGCCTCTCGGTGGGCCTGCTCAACGACGGCGTCTCCGGGCTGAAGAAGCTGCCGGTGTCGTCGTTCGCGTTCGAGGAGGGCGTCGACGAGACCGCCGCGTTCTCCCGGTCGGTCGTCGACGTCGACGCGGCCGACGCGTGGGCGCAAGAGCCCGGCGTGGACGCCGCGACCCCGTTCGGCAACACGCTCGTCAACACGCGCAGCGACGCCGGCGTGGACATCGACCTCGCGCTGTTCGGCGTCGACCGCGACGCGTGGCTCAACCCCACGCCGGCGGCCGGCGACGCGCTGGCCGGCGAGGGCCAGGTCGTCCTCACCGGCACGCTCCAGGACGAGGGCGTCGCGGTCGGCGACGTGCTCACGGTCGACCAGCTCGGCACCGAGCTCGAGGTCGTCGGCTTCGTCGACGGCCAGCACACGTTCGGCCACGTCGACGTCGGCTACGTCGACCTGCGCACGTGGCAGGAGGTCCGCGCGGGCGTCCGCCCCGGCGAGCCGGCGCCCGACCACGCGTACCAGGAGGTCACCGCGATCGCCCTGCAGCACGCCGACGGCACGACGCCCGGCGACGGCGACGCCGTCGCGGGCACGCTCCCGACCACGCTCACCGACTCCTTCGACGCCTCCCCCGGCTACACCGCCGAGATGATGACGCTCGAGATGATCCAGTGGTTCCTGTACGCGATCTCCGCGCTCGTCGTCGGCGCGTTCTTCACGGTCGTGACGATCCAGCGCCGGCAGGAGCTCGCGGTGCTCCGGGCGATGGGGGCGAGCACGCGGTACCTGCTGCGCGACAGCCTCACGCAGTCCGCGGTGCTCCTGGTCGCCTCGGCCGGGCTCGGCGTCGGCATCGGCCTGCTGCTCGGCGCGAGCCTGTCGGCGTCCGCGATGCCGTTCGCGCTGGAGGCCGGTCCCATCGTCGTCGCGACCGCCCTGCTCGTCATGCTCGGCATGATCGGCGCCGCCGCCGCCGTCGTCCGCGTCGTCCGCGTCGACCCCCTCACGGCACTGGGAGCCCACCGATGA
- a CDS encoding PmoA family protein, protein MTAPAGPAGPGGTSLPRLDERPAVGALHDVGRAVDVTAGGTTLARYVYVPDDAQLESPRPYVHPLRTRGGDLVSAFRPWDHVWHKGISWSLPVVGEHNFWGGPTYVHGRGYVQLDNDGSMDHQALRTLTVAHDRVDLAHTLAWHTQAGEHVVDEERALAFVVPADQPDAWVLTFTTTMTNVSAHDLTIGSPTTRGRENAGYGGLFWRGPRSFTDGTLVAPGGTGGDELRGTRQPWLGLVGRHDDVGRASTVVMVDATGEADGAGPQWFARVEQFGCLNPAPFFSTEVPFGPGDTVAFRYAVVVADGASDVARAGRLAALGLGAAVGSS, encoded by the coding sequence GTGACCGCGCCCGCCGGACCGGCCGGGCCCGGGGGCACCAGTCTGCCGCGGCTCGACGAGCGGCCCGCGGTCGGCGCGCTGCACGACGTCGGCCGGGCCGTCGACGTCACCGCGGGCGGCACGACGCTCGCGCGCTACGTCTACGTCCCCGACGACGCGCAGCTCGAGAGCCCGCGCCCCTACGTGCACCCGCTGCGCACGCGCGGCGGCGACCTCGTCTCCGCGTTCCGCCCGTGGGACCACGTGTGGCACAAGGGGATCTCCTGGTCGCTGCCCGTCGTGGGCGAGCACAACTTCTGGGGCGGCCCGACGTACGTGCACGGCCGGGGGTACGTGCAGCTCGACAACGACGGGTCGATGGACCACCAGGCGTTGCGCACGCTGACCGTCGCGCACGACCGGGTCGACCTCGCGCACACCCTCGCGTGGCACACCCAGGCGGGCGAGCACGTGGTCGACGAGGAGCGCGCGCTCGCGTTCGTCGTCCCCGCGGACCAGCCCGACGCGTGGGTGCTCACGTTCACCACGACGATGACGAACGTCTCCGCGCACGACCTCACGATCGGCTCACCCACCACGCGCGGGCGCGAGAACGCCGGCTACGGCGGGCTGTTCTGGCGCGGGCCGCGGTCGTTCACCGACGGCACCCTCGTCGCGCCCGGCGGGACGGGCGGCGACGAGCTGCGCGGGACGCGGCAGCCCTGGCTCGGGCTCGTCGGGCGCCACGACGACGTCGGACGCGCGTCGACCGTCGTCATGGTCGACGCCACCGGCGAGGCCGACGGGGCCGGGCCGCAGTGGTTCGCGCGCGTCGAGCAGTTCGGCTGCCTCAACCCGGCGCCGTTCTTCTCGACCGAGGTGCCGTTCGGCCCTGGCGACACCGTCGCCTTCCGGTACGCGGTCGTCGTCGCGGACGGCGCGTCGGACGTCGCGCGCGCCGGACGGCTCGCGGCGCTCGGGTTGGGTGCGGCGGTCGGGTCGTCGTGA
- a CDS encoding cupin domain-containing protein: protein MSLLPGGVSVSHLRVYDWPAPDGVGRAGSGSPHLHTASAEAYVVLGGTGAVHTLGPDGFAEHRLTAGDVVRFDPGVVHRAVNDGDLEVLVVMGNAGLPEAGDAVLTFPPDVLADPAAYRAAALLPGPGASDDDLAAAARRRRDLALEGYAALLDDVHRVGPTQALRPLHEAAARLVRPYVPHWQDRWTRTVLHETDGTARALEGLVRGASGHLASARVRDARPDPAPRRYGMCGRLQTWPLG, encoded by the coding sequence GTGAGCCTCCTGCCCGGCGGTGTCTCGGTGAGCCACCTGCGCGTGTACGACTGGCCCGCGCCCGACGGGGTCGGCCGGGCCGGGTCCGGGTCGCCGCACCTGCACACCGCGTCGGCGGAGGCGTACGTCGTGCTCGGCGGGACGGGTGCCGTGCACACCCTCGGCCCCGACGGGTTCGCCGAGCACCGGCTGACGGCGGGCGACGTCGTGCGCTTCGACCCGGGCGTCGTGCACCGCGCGGTCAACGACGGCGACCTGGAGGTGCTCGTCGTCATGGGTAACGCCGGGCTGCCGGAGGCGGGTGACGCCGTGCTCACGTTCCCGCCCGACGTGCTCGCCGACCCCGCCGCGTACCGCGCGGCCGCGCTGCTGCCGGGACCGGGAGCGTCCGACGACGACCTCGCCGCGGCCGCCCGTCGCCGCCGTGACCTCGCGCTGGAGGGCTACGCCGCTCTGCTCGACGACGTCCACCGCGTCGGTCCGACGCAGGCGCTGCGCCCGCTGCACGAAGCCGCGGCCCGCCTGGTCAGGCCGTACGTGCCGCACTGGCAGGACCGCTGGACGCGGACCGTCCTGCACGAGACCGACGGCACGGCGCGCGCGCTCGAAGGGCTCGTGCGAGGCGCGTCGGGGCATCTCGCGTCGGCGCGCGTGCGTGACGCCCGCCCGGACCCGGCGCCCCGCCGCTACGGCATGTGCGGCCGGCTGCAGACCTGGCCGCTCGGCTGA
- a CDS encoding GntR family transcriptional regulator — MIVQVDPGSPVPVFEQLREQVERLVASGALAPGSRLPTIRHLAADLGLARGTVQRVYDELARDGWVRTAGRHGTVVAERLPAPPDADALPRAADRLALVARQLKLDPRDVHAALDAALARTGGAPA; from the coding sequence ATGATCGTCCAGGTCGACCCCGGCTCGCCGGTCCCCGTCTTCGAGCAGCTCCGCGAGCAGGTCGAGCGGCTCGTCGCGTCGGGCGCGCTCGCCCCGGGCAGCCGCCTGCCGACGATCCGGCACCTCGCCGCCGACCTCGGCCTCGCGCGCGGGACCGTGCAGCGGGTCTACGACGAGCTCGCGCGCGACGGCTGGGTCCGCACCGCCGGCCGGCACGGCACCGTCGTGGCCGAGCGTCTGCCCGCGCCGCCCGACGCCGACGCGCTGCCCCGCGCCGCCGACCGGCTCGCGCTCGTCGCACGCCAGCTCAAACTGGACCCGCGCGACGTGCACGCGGCGCTCGACGCCGCGCTCGCACGGACCGGCGGCGCACCCGCCTGA
- a CDS encoding TetR/AcrR family transcriptional regulator, giving the protein MPRIKAATVAEHREQQRRALLNAARDLLAETGQAPSLAEVGARAGLARSSVYEYVRSRDGLLEAVVADIFPAWTERISTAIADASSPGAKVWAYVESNVDFFTGSEQRVARALGAVVDPAVLHGPLQDFHRSLQGPLRDALRDLGEPDPDVTADMVDAVVLSSTQEARTRRRASTDEERAAILAALRRLLGPYLDLPADAPTAPR; this is encoded by the coding sequence GTGCCGCGCATCAAGGCGGCGACCGTCGCCGAGCACCGCGAGCAGCAGCGGCGCGCGCTGCTCAATGCGGCACGTGACCTCCTGGCGGAGACCGGCCAGGCCCCGTCGCTCGCGGAGGTCGGTGCCCGGGCGGGTCTCGCCCGGTCGAGCGTGTACGAGTACGTGCGCTCACGCGACGGTCTGCTGGAGGCCGTCGTCGCGGACATCTTCCCCGCGTGGACGGAGCGGATCAGCACCGCGATCGCCGACGCGTCGTCGCCGGGCGCGAAGGTGTGGGCCTACGTCGAGAGCAACGTCGACTTCTTCACGGGGTCCGAGCAGCGCGTCGCGCGGGCGCTCGGAGCGGTCGTCGACCCCGCCGTGCTGCACGGTCCCCTGCAGGACTTCCACCGCTCCCTGCAGGGGCCGCTGCGCGACGCGCTGCGGGACCTCGGCGAGCCCGACCCGGACGTCACGGCCGACATGGTCGACGCGGTCGTGCTCAGCAGCACGCAGGAGGCGCGCACCCGCCGGCGCGCGAGCACCGACGAGGAGCGTGCGGCGATCCTGGCCGCGCTGCGCCGGCTGCTCGGCCCGTACCTGGACCTCCCGGCCGACGCGCCCACGGCGCCACGCTGA
- a CDS encoding helix-turn-helix domain-containing protein: MPDDIDAALDAVGARLRALRSDRGLTLAQVADATGVSVSTLSRLESGGRRPTLELLLPLAREYQVPLDELVDAPATGDPRVYSRPFQRHDRTFVPLTRRPGGLRAYKVVIPPGSSPVDPELKVHEGWEWLYVLSGRLRLLLGEHDLTLGPGEVAEFDTRTPHAILNPGPEPVELLTLFGPQGERLHVRAQQRRS; encoded by the coding sequence ATCCCCGACGACATCGACGCCGCGCTCGACGCGGTCGGCGCCCGGCTGCGCGCGCTGCGGTCCGACCGGGGCCTGACGCTCGCGCAGGTCGCGGACGCGACGGGTGTCTCCGTCTCGACCCTGTCGCGCCTGGAGTCGGGCGGGCGGCGGCCGACCCTCGAGCTGCTCCTCCCGCTGGCCCGCGAGTACCAGGTGCCGCTCGACGAGCTCGTCGACGCCCCCGCGACGGGCGACCCGCGCGTCTACTCGCGCCCGTTCCAGCGCCACGACCGGACGTTCGTGCCCCTCACCCGGCGTCCAGGCGGGCTGCGCGCGTACAAGGTCGTCATCCCGCCCGGCTCGTCGCCCGTCGATCCCGAGCTCAAGGTGCACGAGGGCTGGGAGTGGCTCTACGTGCTGTCCGGCCGCCTGCGTCTGCTGCTCGGCGAGCACGACCTGACGCTCGGCCCGGGCGAGGTCGCCGAGTTCGACACCCGCACGCCGCACGCGATCCTCAACCCCGGCCCCGAGCCCGTCGAGCTGCTGACGTTGTTCGGCCCGCAGGGCGAGCGTCTGCACGTGCGCGCCCAGCAGCGCCGTTCCTGA
- a CDS encoding GNAT family N-acetyltransferase, producing MSPAGISVDGHPIVPLGPDTWDLFADLAEKHNGVWGGCWCTYFHLYPDPTEERRAIGHRELKHQLVLAGRAHAALVVDGDAAVAWAQYGPVDEVANIHHRKQWERESVRRPDFRITCLFVDRDHRRDGMAAVAVRGALALIAQAGGGLVECYPHDLPPGKKTSASFLYNATRTMYERLGFTYDRPKGQGNCVMTTYVEPAVPATG from the coding sequence GTGAGCCCCGCAGGCATCAGCGTCGACGGCCACCCGATCGTGCCGCTCGGTCCCGACACCTGGGACCTGTTCGCCGACCTCGCCGAGAAGCACAACGGCGTGTGGGGCGGGTGCTGGTGCACCTACTTCCACCTGTACCCCGACCCGACCGAGGAACGCCGCGCGATCGGCCACCGCGAGCTCAAGCACCAGCTCGTCCTCGCAGGCCGCGCGCACGCGGCGCTGGTCGTCGACGGGGACGCGGCGGTCGCGTGGGCGCAGTACGGCCCGGTCGACGAGGTCGCGAACATCCACCACCGCAAGCAGTGGGAGCGCGAGTCGGTGCGGCGCCCGGACTTCCGGATCACGTGCCTGTTCGTCGACCGTGACCACCGGCGCGACGGGATGGCCGCGGTCGCCGTGCGCGGCGCGCTCGCGCTCATCGCCCAGGCGGGCGGCGGGCTCGTCGAGTGCTACCCGCACGACCTGCCGCCCGGCAAGAAGACGTCGGCGTCCTTCCTCTACAACGCGACGCGGACGATGTACGAGCGGCTGGGCTTCACGTACGACCGGCCCAAGGGCCAGGGCAACTGCGTCATGACGACCTACGTGGAGCCCGCCGTCCCGGCGACCGGCTGA
- a CDS encoding bifunctional NAD(P)/FAD-dependent oxidoreductase/class I SAM-dependent methyltransferase yields MDERYDVVVVGGGAAGLSGALMLGRARRSVLVVDAGAPRNAPAAHAHGMLTRDGTPPLDLLTLGRSEVERYGVHVERGEVLAVHQEDGAFGVDLADGRSVVARAVLSATGLVDELPDVAGLAERWGTDVLHCPYCHGWEVRDRAVVIIGTHPMAAHAALLWRQWTADVTLVRHTAPALAPDDAARLAATGVRVVDERATAVDGPSGDLVVTLASGATLPAGAVVVGTRTVARAEHLAPLGLHPVPLLVDGHEIGRAVPADPTGATTMPGVWVAGNVTDLRATVVVSAAAGATAGAQVNAWLVAQDAETAVAAARDRGQGHGHGHGHDGGRHVDPTTGIELPDELAGMFAPAFWEERYAGARQWSGRPNGTLVAEVGDLPPGRALDIAAGEGGDAVWLAQRGWHVTATDWAAGGLARGEATAAEHGVADRVTWRQADITSDDGWDDEAYDLVTSHYLHLPPALRTPAVARMASLVRPGGTLLVVGHHASDLDTSMRRPHVPELFADADEIAALLDPAQWEVVTAEARPRDAVDPEGQPVVLHDAILRARRRA; encoded by the coding sequence ATGGACGAGCGGTACGACGTGGTGGTGGTCGGCGGCGGGGCCGCCGGGCTGAGCGGCGCGCTCATGCTCGGACGCGCCCGCCGGTCGGTGCTGGTGGTCGACGCGGGCGCACCGCGCAACGCGCCCGCCGCGCACGCCCACGGGATGCTCACACGCGACGGGACCCCGCCGCTCGACCTGCTGACGCTCGGGCGCTCCGAGGTCGAGCGGTACGGCGTGCACGTCGAGCGCGGCGAGGTGCTCGCCGTGCACCAGGAGGACGGCGCGTTCGGCGTCGACCTGGCCGACGGCCGCTCGGTCGTCGCGCGCGCCGTGCTCTCCGCGACCGGGCTCGTCGACGAGCTCCCCGACGTCGCGGGCCTCGCCGAGCGCTGGGGCACCGACGTGCTGCACTGCCCGTACTGCCACGGCTGGGAGGTGCGCGACCGCGCGGTCGTGATCATCGGGACCCACCCCATGGCCGCGCACGCCGCGCTGCTGTGGCGGCAGTGGACCGCCGACGTCACCCTCGTCCGGCACACCGCGCCCGCGCTCGCGCCCGACGACGCCGCGCGGCTCGCCGCCACCGGAGTGCGCGTCGTCGACGAGCGGGCCACCGCCGTGGACGGCCCGTCCGGCGACCTCGTCGTGACGCTCGCCTCCGGCGCGACCCTGCCCGCCGGGGCCGTCGTCGTCGGCACGCGCACGGTCGCCCGCGCCGAGCACCTCGCTCCCCTCGGCCTGCACCCCGTGCCGCTGCTCGTCGACGGCCACGAGATCGGTCGCGCCGTCCCCGCGGACCCGACCGGCGCGACGACGATGCCCGGCGTGTGGGTCGCCGGCAACGTGACCGACCTGCGCGCGACCGTCGTGGTGTCCGCCGCGGCCGGTGCGACCGCGGGTGCGCAGGTCAACGCGTGGCTCGTCGCGCAGGACGCCGAGACCGCCGTCGCGGCCGCTCGCGACCGCGGGCAGGGGCACGGGCACGGGCACGGGCACGACGGTGGCCGGCACGTCGACCCGACGACCGGGATCGAGCTGCCGGACGAGCTCGCCGGGATGTTCGCGCCCGCGTTCTGGGAGGAGCGCTACGCGGGCGCACGCCAGTGGTCCGGCCGGCCCAACGGCACGCTCGTCGCCGAGGTCGGCGACCTGCCCCCCGGCCGCGCGCTCGACATCGCCGCGGGCGAGGGCGGCGACGCCGTCTGGCTCGCGCAGCGCGGCTGGCACGTCACCGCGACCGACTGGGCGGCGGGCGGGCTCGCGCGCGGCGAGGCGACCGCGGCCGAGCACGGTGTCGCCGACCGCGTCACGTGGCGGCAGGCCGACATCACCTCCGACGACGGCTGGGACGACGAGGCGTACGACCTGGTCACGTCGCACTACCTGCACCTCCCGCCCGCGCTGCGGACCCCGGCGGTCGCGCGCATGGCGTCCCTCGTGCGGCCCGGCGGGACGCTCCTGGTCGTCGGCCACCACGCGTCCGACCTCGACACGTCGATGCGACGCCCGCACGTCCCGGAGCTGTTCGCCGACGCCGACGAGATCGCGGCGCTGCTCGACCCCGCGCAGTGGGAGGTCGTGACCGCGGAGGCCCGCCCGCGCGACGCCGTCGACCCCGAGGGGCAGCCCGTCGTCCTGCACGACGCGATCCTCCGCGCACGTCGTCGCGCCTGA
- a CDS encoding ABC transporter ATP-binding protein, producing MTSTTPTTTRQGLHLADVSLTYGDGESTVTALDAVSLDVEPGELLAVVGPSGSGKSSLLAVAGGLIRPTSGQVSVGGTDLTSVSSRRLAELRRTHIGFVFQSGNLVPALTAIDQLRLPLHLGRVADPRDPARLLEEVGMTHRADRRPDKLSGGERQRVGIARALVTRPRLLLVDEPTAALDRHRSQEIVALLAREAHDHGVATVMVTHDHDVLHHCDRVLQMTDGQLTSASL from the coding sequence ATGACCAGCACGACACCCACCACGACGCGTCAGGGTCTGCACCTCGCGGACGTCTCCCTCACGTACGGCGACGGCGAGAGCACCGTCACCGCCCTCGACGCGGTCAGCCTCGACGTCGAGCCCGGCGAGCTGCTCGCGGTCGTCGGGCCCTCAGGCTCCGGCAAGTCGAGCCTGCTCGCCGTCGCGGGCGGCCTGATCCGCCCGACCTCGGGCCAGGTGAGCGTCGGCGGCACCGACCTGACGTCGGTCTCGTCCCGCCGGCTCGCCGAGCTGCGCCGCACGCACATCGGCTTCGTGTTCCAGAGCGGCAACCTCGTCCCCGCGCTCACCGCGATCGACCAGCTGCGGCTCCCGCTGCACCTCGGCCGCGTCGCCGACCCGCGCGACCCGGCGCGGCTGCTCGAGGAGGTCGGCATGACGCACCGCGCCGACCGGCGGCCCGACAAGCTCTCGGGCGGCGAGCGGCAGCGTGTCGGCATCGCGCGGGCCCTCGTCACGCGGCCGCGCCTGCTGCTCGTCGACGAGCCGACCGCGGCGCTGGACCGTCACCGCAGCCAGGAGATCGTCGCGCTGCTCGCGCGCGAGGCGCACGACCACGGCGTCGCGACGGTTATGGTGACGCACGACCACGACGTGCTCCACCACTGCGACCGGGTCCTGCAGATGACGGACGGGCAGCTCACGAGCGCGTCCCTCTGA
- a CDS encoding Gfo/Idh/MocA family protein, translating into MVDQNPTAPRPASSASTVASQGVVPDFAPAPPGEQRRFAVAGTGHRAGMYVAAITGEHADVATLVAWLDPNPGRIDYYDAEVGRATGHDGPAGLPRYTPEGLEKMIEEQRVDTVVVTAPDHTHADLVARALAAGADVVVEKPLTTDRAGCRRITGAVADTGRDVVMTFNYRYAPRNSSLRQIIQSGQIGEVTSVHFEWALDTVHGADYFRRWHRDKKNSGGLLVHKSSHHFDLVNWWLDDVPSRVYASGGLRFYGERNAAARGLAPRPTRGTGTTGDPFALDLNDDPRLKALYLDAEHHDGYLRDQDVFGPGITIEDNMALVVDYRSGATLTYSLNAHSPWEGYRVTVNGTEGRAELEVVERGAVLVGDDGKVVLDPSATPEGIAAGGLRPEGERLLVQRHWEAPVEYPIPAGIGGHGGGDAILLKDVFRRHLRVSQDVLGRPAGYLDGLRAVAVGIAANQSLVTGLPVRVDDLDLGVDLSRAPREVTA; encoded by the coding sequence GTGGTCGACCAGAACCCCACCGCCCCCCGTCCCGCCTCCAGCGCCAGCACCGTCGCGTCGCAGGGAGTCGTCCCGGACTTCGCGCCCGCACCGCCCGGGGAGCAGCGCAGGTTCGCGGTGGCGGGCACGGGGCACCGCGCGGGCATGTACGTCGCGGCGATCACCGGTGAGCACGCCGACGTCGCGACCCTCGTCGCCTGGCTCGACCCCAACCCCGGCCGCATCGACTACTACGACGCCGAGGTCGGCCGCGCGACCGGCCACGACGGGCCCGCCGGTCTGCCGCGGTACACGCCCGAGGGCCTCGAGAAGATGATCGAGGAGCAGCGCGTCGACACCGTCGTCGTCACGGCCCCGGACCACACGCACGCCGACCTCGTCGCGCGCGCGCTCGCCGCCGGCGCCGACGTCGTCGTCGAGAAGCCCCTGACCACCGACCGCGCGGGCTGCCGTCGCATCACGGGTGCCGTCGCCGACACCGGGCGGGACGTCGTCATGACGTTCAACTACCGGTACGCGCCGCGGAACTCGTCGCTGCGGCAGATCATCCAGTCCGGGCAGATCGGTGAGGTCACGAGCGTGCACTTCGAGTGGGCGCTCGACACCGTGCACGGCGCCGACTACTTCCGCCGCTGGCACCGCGACAAGAAGAACTCCGGCGGCCTGCTCGTGCACAAGTCGAGCCACCACTTCGACCTCGTCAACTGGTGGCTCGACGACGTCCCGTCGCGCGTCTACGCCTCGGGCGGCCTCAGGTTCTACGGCGAGCGGAACGCCGCCGCCCGCGGGCTCGCGCCGCGCCCGACGCGTGGCACCGGCACGACCGGGGACCCGTTCGCGCTGGACCTGAACGACGACCCGCGGCTCAAGGCGCTCTACCTCGACGCCGAGCACCACGACGGCTACCTGCGCGACCAGGACGTGTTCGGCCCCGGCATCACGATCGAGGACAACATGGCCCTCGTCGTCGACTACCGCTCGGGCGCGACGCTCACGTACTCGCTCAACGCGCACAGCCCGTGGGAGGGGTACCGGGTCACCGTCAACGGGACCGAGGGGCGCGCCGAGCTCGAGGTCGTCGAGCGCGGGGCCGTGCTCGTCGGCGACGACGGCAAGGTCGTGCTCGACCCGTCCGCGACGCCCGAGGGGATCGCCGCCGGCGGGCTGCGACCCGAGGGCGAGCGGCTGCTCGTGCAGCGGCACTGGGAGGCGCCGGTCGAGTACCCGATCCCGGCGGGGATCGGCGGCCACGGCGGCGGCGACGCGATCCTGCTCAAGGACGTCTTCCGGCGGCACCTGCGCGTCTCCCAGGACGTGCTCGGGCGTCCCGCTGGGTACCTCGACGGGCTGCGGGCCGTCGCCGTCGGCATCGCCGCCAACCAGTCGCTCGTCACCGGGCTGCCCGTGCGCGTCGACGACCTCGACCTCGGCGTCGACCTGTCCCGCGCCCCGCGCGAGGTCACCGCGTGA
- a CDS encoding alpha-N-arabinofuranosidase produces the protein MSLRATVLLHPDFRVGPIDRRLFGSFVEHLGRAVYTGIYEPGHTTADEHGFRRDVADLTHELGVTMARYPGGNFVSNYDWEDGVGPVEERKPFIDLAWRTIEPNTIGTDEFLQWAEREGIEPMMAVNLGTRGVAAAAALVEYCNGEAGSRWADLRIANGREKPYGVRLWCLGNEMDGPWQIGHKTADEYGKLAAEAGKAMKLVDPSIELVACGSSSMQMDTFGEWERIVLEHTWDVVDHISMHAYYEELDGDRASFLGSGTAMDRFIRRVVASADAVGARRRSDKRITISFDEWNVWYLQSRFVGEKNLPLQKDAPRIIEDVYSALDAVVVGDLLVTLLNHADRVPVACLAQLVNVIAPIMTEPDGPAWRQPTFAPFATTARLARGTALDLRVTAPTVTTAQHGDVPVVTAAATLDGTEGAVFLVNRSAEPVEVELSHPGASLTLDRGVQVTADHEAAVEGPEHAARIIAEHVTEIDAPVTSAETGRTVVTLAPESWLALPATLTRL, from the coding sequence ATGTCCCTGCGCGCCACCGTCCTGCTCCACCCCGACTTCCGCGTCGGGCCGATCGACCGCCGCCTCTTCGGCTCCTTCGTCGAGCACCTCGGTCGCGCCGTCTACACCGGCATCTACGAGCCCGGCCACACCACCGCTGACGAGCACGGCTTCCGTCGCGACGTCGCCGACCTCACGCACGAGCTCGGGGTCACCATGGCCCGCTACCCCGGCGGCAACTTCGTCTCCAACTACGACTGGGAGGACGGCGTCGGCCCCGTCGAGGAGCGCAAGCCCTTCATCGACCTCGCCTGGCGGACCATCGAGCCCAACACCATCGGCACCGACGAGTTCCTCCAGTGGGCCGAGCGCGAGGGCATCGAGCCGATGATGGCCGTCAACCTCGGCACCCGCGGCGTCGCCGCCGCCGCCGCGCTCGTCGAGTACTGCAACGGCGAGGCCGGCTCCCGCTGGGCCGACCTGCGCATCGCCAACGGCCGCGAGAAGCCCTACGGCGTGCGCCTGTGGTGCCTCGGCAACGAGATGGACGGCCCGTGGCAGATCGGCCACAAGACCGCCGACGAGTACGGCAAGCTCGCCGCCGAGGCCGGCAAGGCCATGAAGCTCGTCGACCCGAGCATCGAGCTCGTCGCGTGCGGCTCGTCGTCCATGCAGATGGACACGTTCGGCGAGTGGGAGCGGATCGTCCTCGAGCACACCTGGGACGTCGTCGACCACATCTCGATGCACGCCTACTACGAGGAGCTCGACGGCGACCGCGCGTCGTTCCTCGGCTCGGGCACCGCGATGGACCGCTTCATCCGCCGCGTCGTCGCGTCCGCCGACGCCGTCGGTGCGCGCCGCCGGTCCGACAAGCGGATCACCATCTCGTTCGACGAGTGGAACGTCTGGTACCTGCAGTCGCGCTTCGTCGGCGAGAAGAACCTGCCCCTGCAGAAGGACGCCCCGCGCATCATCGAGGACGTCTACTCCGCGCTCGACGCCGTGGTCGTCGGCGACCTGCTCGTCACGCTCCTCAACCACGCCGACCGCGTGCCCGTCGCGTGCCTCGCGCAGCTCGTCAACGTCATCGCGCCGATCATGACCGAGCCCGACGGCCCCGCCTGGCGCCAGCCGACGTTCGCCCCGTTCGCGACCACCGCCCGCCTGGCCCGCGGCACCGCGCTCGACCTGCGCGTCACCGCCCCGACCGTCACCACCGCGCAGCACGGCGACGTCCCCGTCGTCACCGCCGCCGCGACGCTCGACGGCACCGAGGGCGCCGTGTTCCTGGTCAACCGGTCCGCCGAGCCCGTCGAGGTCGAGCTCTCGCACCCCGGCGCGAGCCTCACGCTGGACCGCGGCGTGCAGGTCACGGCCGACCACGAGGCCGCCGTCGAGGGCCCCGAGCACGCCGCCCGGATCATCGCCGAGCACGTGACCGAGATCGACGCGCCCGTCACGTCCGCCGAGACCGGCCGCACGGTCGTGACCCTCGCGCCCGAGTCCTGGCTCGCGCTGCCGGCGACCCTGACCCGCCTCTGA